From Xanthomonas citri pv. mangiferaeindicae:
GCATGGACGACCTGGCCGAGAAGATGCAGGCCGGCGACATCAACTACGACGTCGTGATCGCCACCCCGGATGCGATGCGCGTCGTCGGCAAGCTCGGCACGCTGCTCGGCCCGCGCGGCCTGATGCCCAACCCGAAGGTCGGCACGGTCTCGCCGAACCCGGGTGAGGCGGTCAAGAACGCCAAGGGCGGCCAGGTCCGCTACCGCACCGACAAGGCCGGCATCATCCATTGCACGATCGGCAAGGCCGACTTCGACGCCGACAAGCTCAAGGAAAACCTGCAGGCGCTGCTGGCCGACCTGGTCAAGGCCAAGCCGGCCACCGCCAAGGGCCAGTACCTGCAGAAGATCTCGCTCAGCTCGACGATGGGCCCGGGCGTGATCGTCGACCAGTCCACGCTGAGCATCGCGCGCTGATCGAGTGGTGATATCGCGCGTCGCCCCGTCCGCGGGGCGACGCCACTTTTGGGGCATCGCGACGGA
This genomic window contains:
- a CDS encoding 50S ribosomal protein L1, producing the protein MAQTKRQKRLQAAVQPGKSYGIDDALKIVKDNSNAKFAEAVDVAVRLGVDARKSDQQVRGSTVLPAGTGKSVRVAVFAPAGAKADEALAAGADAVGMDDLAEKMQAGDINYDVVIATPDAMRVVGKLGTLLGPRGLMPNPKVGTVSPNPGEAVKNAKGGQVRYRTDKAGIIHCTIGKADFDADKLKENLQALLADLVKAKPATAKGQYLQKISLSSTMGPGVIVDQSTLSIAR